DNA sequence from the Parasphaerochaeta coccoides DSM 17374 genome:
CTGGGTTCCAGTGATCCGTGGTTGGGGATTCCCGCTGTCTGGTCGGATATTTCCCAGGCACGTGTCATTGTGGAAACTGGTCTGCCCTCCATCCATGTCGAACCGAGCCAAGGGACGCATTTCTTCCAGAACATCACCAGCTTTGGCACTGTCTACATGACGGTCAATCCTTCTTTCGGGGATGGAACGTGCGACTTTACTGCTCTTTCTTCCCTTCCCCGAATCAGGGAAACCGAGTATTTCCTCCATGTTCAATCCTCCGCCGACCTTGATATCCGTGTCAAAGGCCGGGATCAGGAAGGCGTGGTACTGTTGCCATAGGGGCAGTGCCAATCAACAACAGAGTACTGGTATTTCAATTCATTTTGTCATCAGCGCAGCATCGAACGCGATTGATGATGGTTCAAAGTTGATTTTTTTCACATACGCACAACTTTCCGTCGCGCCAAATTCCCGTTCCATGCCGGAATCTTCCCATTCCACCGACAAAGGCCCTGCATATCCTGCCTCGTTCAAAACACGGATGATACCATCAAAATCAACATCGCCATGCCCGACCGAAACAAAATTCCATGCTCTCCGGCTGTCTCCGAACGGTAGGAATGAACCAAGTATGCCAGCATTCTCATGCTTGTTCATCTTCACATCCTTCATATGGACATGATAGATGCGGTCGGCAAAATCCCTGGCGAACGTGACCTCGTTCACACCCTGCCATACCAAATGGCTGGGATCAAAATTCAACCCCAACGCGGGACGTCTGTCAAAGACAGAAAGAAGCCTCCGTGTCGTATAATAGTCAAAAGCTATCTCCGTTGGATGCACTTCAAGGGCAAACAGAACGCCTTGCTCATCAAACACATCAAAGATAGGCGTCCACAGTTCTTTTATGAGCTGGAAACCATGTTCAATCATTGCCTCTGATGTCTGCGGATATGAATACCATCGCGCCCAGATGGGAGACCCGGTGAACCCCGTGACCACCTTCACCCCGAAAAGAGCCGCCGCCCGTGCCGTGTCCTTCATTTCCCCGATGGCCCATTCACGGATTTCCCGTGGCTTTCCGGCAAGGCGGGACGGAGCAAAATTATCAAGGCGTTCATCGTACAGGTCGCCGACACATTGCCCGGTCAGGTGCGCGGAAATTGCCCGGCACTCCAGCCCGTTATCTGACAAAACTTTCTTCACATAAGGGATGTAGGAAGAATCCGAAAGAGCTTTTTGAACATTGAAATGAGCATGCGTTGCCAACTCAAGTCCTTCATACCCCATCTTACGAGCCAAGACACAGAGTTTCTCAAGAGAAAGATCTCCAAATTGACCGGATGCCAATGTTATTAATCGTGACATGATTCACCCCTTCTCATGATTCAAAAGCAACAGGCTTTCCCGTACGCGCCGATTCATACATGCAGTCAACAATCTTCATCAGGAGCAAAGCCTGGTCAGGAGTATTCAGAGCCTCTGCCTTTCCTTCGATTGCCCGGATGAAATTGATTGCGTTGGCGACCCGGCCCATGGATTCTTCACGCGGAACGACTATTGAACGATTGACCTGAAGCCCATTTTCTTCTGTAAAAAGCATGCAGGAGTCATGGCTGGTAGCATCAATTCCATCTTGGTCAAAAACCCTCTCAATCTTTGCCCCGGCTTTCTGTCCCTGGAATGTGACCGAAGCGACTTCCCGTTCCACCATCTCTGCCCATGCGGTACGGACACTCAGGCACTGACCGGAAGAAAACGTGATGAATGCGTGGCAGGCACTTTCAACATCCATCCGCCCATCCTTGACATCGGCGAATCCCCAAGGGCCTTTGAATGCGGGATTCCCCATGAAGTCGTCAAAGGTACTTGCCATGATGTATGCCGGTTGTGGATATTCCATAAGATACAATGCCAAGTCCAGCATATGGATGAGATCAATGACCGGACCGCCGCCTGACATGTCCTTGCGCGTGAACCATCCGCCGAACCCTGGGATTCCGGCACGTCTCACCCATACCGCTTGGGCAGAATTGATACGTCCCGCTTCTCCGCCGCGGATATACTTCATGATTGCCTGGGATTCAGTACGTGCG
Encoded proteins:
- a CDS encoding Gfo/Idh/MocA family protein, whose amino-acid sequence is MGNKMKVGIIGAGGMAEYHVEGFRKAGAEVALIIDADLDRASAFSRRHAITHACTTLDEGLKLCADVAAVSIATPNRFHMPLAVEALNHSLHVYCEKPPALNAGEMAKMAVAARSSEKRLMFDFNNRARTESQAIMKYIRGGEAGRINSAQAVWVRRAGIPGFGGWFTRKDMSGGGPVIDLIHMLDLALYLMEYPQPAYIMASTFDDFMGNPAFKGPWGFADVKDGRMDVESACHAFITFSSGQCLSVRTAWAEMVEREVASVTFQGQKAGAKIERVFDQDGIDATSHDSCMLFTEENGLQVNRSIVVPREESMGRVANAINFIRAIEGKAEALNTPDQALLLMKIVDCMYESARTGKPVAFES
- a CDS encoding sugar phosphate isomerase/epimerase family protein, whose amino-acid sequence is MSRLITLASGQFGDLSLEKLCVLARKMGYEGLELATHAHFNVQKALSDSSYIPYVKKVLSDNGLECRAISAHLTGQCVGDLYDERLDNFAPSRLAGKPREIREWAIGEMKDTARAAALFGVKVVTGFTGSPIWARWYSYPQTSEAMIEHGFQLIKELWTPIFDVFDEQGVLFALEVHPTEIAFDYYTTRRLLSVFDRRPALGLNFDPSHLVWQGVNEVTFARDFADRIYHVHMKDVKMNKHENAGILGSFLPFGDSRRAWNFVSVGHGDVDFDGIIRVLNEAGYAGPLSVEWEDSGMEREFGATESCAYVKKINFEPSSIAFDAALMTK